Proteins encoded by one window of Cloeon dipterum chromosome 4, ieCloDipt1.1, whole genome shotgun sequence:
- the KrT95D gene encoding phosphofurin acidic cluster sorting protein 2 isoform X6 has product MAEKVGKPPPPGSRPLPMKLFATWEVDRTPSNCVPRLCSLTLSRLVLFKTLGTDISSIIISVKMQSSKRTLRSNELLLPPGGLLDTELDLNFSLQYPHFIKRDEANQLLIMLQRRKRYKNRTILGFKTLAEGTINLSQALQRTMDVDLELYSGESKEKRDVVARLSVLNISSTPVDQDEPGVRHKRVALADNSDRAAADFSDDDEDFSSNEENSDSEPMLDDTLAPRRPRKTSRTKNSTARQRNLKQKFISLLKRFRISEDLDNDPEEIDQKLSGGDMDPTDIADLIDELEEMSDSGPEMDTMSISSTPKPSLRPFFSSSRSLAQQDVLPIAGETPSIFKKPPQPPTNTAPKALFRERGSDRQSDESSKKADSDSHPENWTDHEHSDPQTLASSPPHAPLAQSESLEKAPKELKDGERDKKTRLFARDRTTSGNKTKKSETPRTPGSTIELLGGPVHSENMQPRKALIEQLSRLMPADEAILPDHVILVPEGAANLAARLVERQQRVLSVAGTADVRAAMTCLVSKLQKFCNSSAKPPSPVKVLIMGSDSLVSTIMRQYVELLSSKPHDWQNHFRFLIVPLGINSILARYLSSLDHMYAAYFSGDSWKELTERLDMKNDCQEAMNRIQRYLVAANSYVALPVAEAMVTYKERSSDEESCQTFIPFINETRLGTVENGQASLSVDLDDPLPVLMASGSPPSGALMSPSGLPSEKKERTTPPSSPNVNTSYTQSPSLISSEPMELQIDYWQHPSVLTAAVKGDQAKIKQENVKSTLKTSFRSLQLCRLPGNGLTPNNLFTLNYTTKESKKKRNDSTFQELYIPKAVMRLGKKKEKEKESDAKNQAEGVTRLICSAKAHNVPLKVFIDGMEWNGVKFFQLSAQWQTHIKHFPVALFNVPEPISG; this is encoded by the exons AGCTCGAAACGCACCCTGCGCTCCAACGAGCTGCTTCTGCCGCCAGGTGGACTCTTGGACACGGAACTGGATCTGAACTTTTCCCTACAG TACCCGCACTTTATCAAAAGGGATGAGGCCAATCAGCTGCTAATCATGCTGCAGAGGCGGAAAAGATACAAGAACCGAACCATCCTCGGCTTCAAGACCCTGGCCGAAGGCACAATCAACTTGTCACAG GCGCTGCAGCGCACAATGGACGTCGACTTGGAGCTCTACAGTGGAGAAAGCAAGGAAAAAAGAGACGTCGTCGCTCGACTGTCTGTTTTAAACATCAGCAGCACTCCAGTGGACCAGGACGAGCCGGGTGTCCGCCACAAAAGGGTGGCCCTGGCTGACAACTCAG ATCGAGCGGCGGCCGACTTTTCTGACGACGACGAGGACTTCAGCAGCAACGAGGAAAACTCTGACTCGGAACCAATGCTGGACGACACGTTGGCGCCTCGCCGGCCGAGGAAAACTAGCAGGACTAAGAATTCCACTGCTAgg caACGGAATCTGAAGCAGAAGTTTATATCGTTGCTCAAAAGGTTCAGGATTAGTGAGGATTTGGACAATGACCCTGAGGAGATTGACCAAAAGCTCTCAG GTGGTGACATGGATCCCACTGATATTGCCGATCTCATTGACGAGCTGGAGGAAATGAGCGACTCGGGCCCAGAGATGGACACGATGAGCATCTCTTCGACGCCAAAGCCTTCGCTGCGTCCTTTCTTCTCGAGCAGTCGCTCTTTAGCTCAGCAAGATGTGCTGCCCATTGCTGGTGAGACACCCTCTATTTTCAAGAAGCCACCTCAACCTCCCACCAACACGGCACCAAAAGCTCTGTTCAGGG AGAGAGGATCTGATAGACAAAGTGACGAGAGCTCCAAAAAAGCAGACTCGGACTCACACCCAGAAAACTGGACCGACCACGAGCATAGTGACCCTCAAACGTTGGCATCGTCGCCGCCTCACGCACCTCTGGCACAGTCTGAAAGCTTGGAAAAAGCTCCGAAAGAATTAAAA GACGGGGAACGAGACAAGAAGACTAGACTTTTTGCACGCGACAGGACAACATCtggaaacaaaacaaagaagTCTGAAACGCCCCGAACACCTGGGTCTACCATTGAGTTGTTGGGTGGTCCTGTTCACAGTGAAAACATG CAACCACGGAAGGCTTTAATTGAGCAACTGTCGCGGTTGATGCCAGCTGATGAAGCGATTCTGCCTGATCATGTGATACTAGTCCCTGAAGGTGCGGCCAACCTGGCCGCTCGTCTAGTCGAGAGACAGCAGAGGGTGTTGAGCGTAGCTGGCACCGCAGACGTCCGAGCCGCCATGACCTGCCTCGTCAGCAAGCTGCAGAAATT CTGCAACAGTAGTGCCAAACCGCCGTCGCCTGTCAAAGTGCTCATAATGGGATCTGACAGTCTGGTGAGCACCATCATGAGGCAATACGTCGAGCTGCTGTCTTCTAAGCCGCACGATTGGCAAAACCACTTCAGGTTCCTCATCGTCCCTCTGg GGATCAACAGCATTTTGGCGCGCTATCTGTCAAGCCTGGACCACATGTACGCCGCCTACTTCTCTGGGGATTCTTGGAAGGAGCTAACAGAGCGGCTGGATATGAAGAATGATTGCCAAGAGGCGATGAACCGCATCCAGAGGTACCTGGTGGCTGCCAATTCGTACGTGGCCTTGCCCGTAGCAGAAGCCATGGTTACCTACAAGGAACGAAG TTCCGATGAGGAGTCATGCCAGACATTCATACCGTTTATAAAC GAAACACGCCTGGGCACTGTAGAAAATGGACAAGCGTCGCTCTCTGTTGATCTGGACGATCCTCTGCCAGTGCTGATGGCCTCTGGTTCTCCACCGTCAGGCGCTCTCATGTCTCCCTCAGGGCTTCCCTCCGAGAAGAAGGAAAGGACCACTCCTCCCTCATCGCCAAATGTCAACACTTCATATACTCAATCACCAAG CTTGATTTCCAGCGAGCCAATGGAGTTGCAGATCGACTACTGGCAGCACCCCTCTGTACTCACCGCTGCAGTGAAGGGTGACCAAGCGAAAATTAAGCAGGAAAACGTCAAGAGCACTCTGAAGACCAGCTTCCGCTCCTTGCAATTATGCAGGCTTCCAGGCAACGGACTGACACCTAACAATCTCTTCACCTTGAATTACACAACCAAAGAAAGCAAGAAGAAAA GAAATGATTCCACGTTCCAGGAGCTATACATTCCAAAAG CTGTGATGAGGTTAGGGAAGAAAAAGGAGAAGGAAAAGGAATCTGACGCAAAGAATCAAGCAGAGGGGGTCACCAGACTGATTTGCTCAGCAAAGGCGCACAATGTTCCTCTCAAAG ttttcattGATGGCATGGAATGGAATGGAGTGAAGTTCTTCCAGTTGTCTGCTCAATGGCAAACACACATCAAGCATTTCCCAGTCGCACTCTTCAACGTACCAGAGCCTATTTCCGGTTGA
- the KrT95D gene encoding phosphofurin acidic cluster sorting protein 2 isoform X1, with protein sequence MAAAAPDLHSPTLRLPARLKGLSQQRWSPSHRNSAEILESYERLCSLTLSRLVLFKTLGTDISSIIISVKMQSSKRTLRSNELLLPPGGLLDTELDLNFSLQYPHFIKRDEANQLLIMLQRRKRYKNRTILGFKTLAEGTINLSQALQRTMDVDLELYSGESKEKRDVVARLSVLNISSTPVDQDEPGVRHKRVALADNSDAQLAPLLLSLRRLTNSHLRPLRGTPLSPTDRAAADFSDDDEDFSSNEENSDSEPMLDDTLAPRRPRKTSRTKNSTARQRNLKQKFISLLKRFRISEDLDNDPEEIDQKLSGGDMDPTDIADLIDELEEMSDSGPEMDTMSISSTPKPSLRPFFSSSRSLAQQDVLPIAGETPSIFKKPPQPPTNTAPKALFRERGSDRQSDESSKKADSDSHPENWTDHEHSDPQTLASSPPHAPLAQSESLEKAPKELKDGERDKKTRLFARDRTTSGNKTKKSETPRTPGSTIELLGGPVHSENMQPRKALIEQLSRLMPADEAILPDHVILVPEGAANLAARLVERQQRVLSVAGTADVRAAMTCLVSKLQKFCNSSAKPPSPVKVLIMGSDSLVSTIMRQYVELLSSKPHDWQNHFRFLIVPLGINSILARYLSSLDHMYAAYFSGDSWKELTERLDMKNDCQEAMNRIQRYLVAANSYVALPVAEAMVTYKERSSDEESCQTFIPFINETRLGTVENGQASLSVDLDDPLPVLMASGSPPSGALMSPSGLPSEKKERTTPPSSPNVNTSYTQSPSLISSEPMELQIDYWQHPSVLTAAVKGDQAKIKQENVKSTLKTSFRSLQLCRLPGNGLTPNNLFTLNYTTKESKKKRNDSTFQELYIPKAVMRLGKKKEKEKESDAKNQAEGVTRLICSAKAHNVPLKVFIDGMEWNGVKFFQLSAQWQTHIKHFPVALFNVPEPISG encoded by the exons AGCTCGAAACGCACCCTGCGCTCCAACGAGCTGCTTCTGCCGCCAGGTGGACTCTTGGACACGGAACTGGATCTGAACTTTTCCCTACAG TACCCGCACTTTATCAAAAGGGATGAGGCCAATCAGCTGCTAATCATGCTGCAGAGGCGGAAAAGATACAAGAACCGAACCATCCTCGGCTTCAAGACCCTGGCCGAAGGCACAATCAACTTGTCACAG GCGCTGCAGCGCACAATGGACGTCGACTTGGAGCTCTACAGTGGAGAAAGCAAGGAAAAAAGAGACGTCGTCGCTCGACTGTCTGTTTTAAACATCAGCAGCACTCCAGTGGACCAGGACGAGCCGGGTGTCCGCCACAAAAGGGTGGCCCTGGCTGACAACTCAG ACGCCCAGCTGGCGCCCCTCCTGCTGTCTCTCCGCCGACTAACCAACTCCCATCTCCGCCCTCTGCGCGGCACCCCCCTTTCGCCCACAGATCGAGCGGCGGCCGACTTTTCTGACGACGACGAGGACTTCAGCAGCAACGAGGAAAACTCTGACTCGGAACCAATGCTGGACGACACGTTGGCGCCTCGCCGGCCGAGGAAAACTAGCAGGACTAAGAATTCCACTGCTAgg caACGGAATCTGAAGCAGAAGTTTATATCGTTGCTCAAAAGGTTCAGGATTAGTGAGGATTTGGACAATGACCCTGAGGAGATTGACCAAAAGCTCTCAG GTGGTGACATGGATCCCACTGATATTGCCGATCTCATTGACGAGCTGGAGGAAATGAGCGACTCGGGCCCAGAGATGGACACGATGAGCATCTCTTCGACGCCAAAGCCTTCGCTGCGTCCTTTCTTCTCGAGCAGTCGCTCTTTAGCTCAGCAAGATGTGCTGCCCATTGCTGGTGAGACACCCTCTATTTTCAAGAAGCCACCTCAACCTCCCACCAACACGGCACCAAAAGCTCTGTTCAGGG AGAGAGGATCTGATAGACAAAGTGACGAGAGCTCCAAAAAAGCAGACTCGGACTCACACCCAGAAAACTGGACCGACCACGAGCATAGTGACCCTCAAACGTTGGCATCGTCGCCGCCTCACGCACCTCTGGCACAGTCTGAAAGCTTGGAAAAAGCTCCGAAAGAATTAAAA GACGGGGAACGAGACAAGAAGACTAGACTTTTTGCACGCGACAGGACAACATCtggaaacaaaacaaagaagTCTGAAACGCCCCGAACACCTGGGTCTACCATTGAGTTGTTGGGTGGTCCTGTTCACAGTGAAAACATG CAACCACGGAAGGCTTTAATTGAGCAACTGTCGCGGTTGATGCCAGCTGATGAAGCGATTCTGCCTGATCATGTGATACTAGTCCCTGAAGGTGCGGCCAACCTGGCCGCTCGTCTAGTCGAGAGACAGCAGAGGGTGTTGAGCGTAGCTGGCACCGCAGACGTCCGAGCCGCCATGACCTGCCTCGTCAGCAAGCTGCAGAAATT CTGCAACAGTAGTGCCAAACCGCCGTCGCCTGTCAAAGTGCTCATAATGGGATCTGACAGTCTGGTGAGCACCATCATGAGGCAATACGTCGAGCTGCTGTCTTCTAAGCCGCACGATTGGCAAAACCACTTCAGGTTCCTCATCGTCCCTCTGg GGATCAACAGCATTTTGGCGCGCTATCTGTCAAGCCTGGACCACATGTACGCCGCCTACTTCTCTGGGGATTCTTGGAAGGAGCTAACAGAGCGGCTGGATATGAAGAATGATTGCCAAGAGGCGATGAACCGCATCCAGAGGTACCTGGTGGCTGCCAATTCGTACGTGGCCTTGCCCGTAGCAGAAGCCATGGTTACCTACAAGGAACGAAG TTCCGATGAGGAGTCATGCCAGACATTCATACCGTTTATAAAC GAAACACGCCTGGGCACTGTAGAAAATGGACAAGCGTCGCTCTCTGTTGATCTGGACGATCCTCTGCCAGTGCTGATGGCCTCTGGTTCTCCACCGTCAGGCGCTCTCATGTCTCCCTCAGGGCTTCCCTCCGAGAAGAAGGAAAGGACCACTCCTCCCTCATCGCCAAATGTCAACACTTCATATACTCAATCACCAAG CTTGATTTCCAGCGAGCCAATGGAGTTGCAGATCGACTACTGGCAGCACCCCTCTGTACTCACCGCTGCAGTGAAGGGTGACCAAGCGAAAATTAAGCAGGAAAACGTCAAGAGCACTCTGAAGACCAGCTTCCGCTCCTTGCAATTATGCAGGCTTCCAGGCAACGGACTGACACCTAACAATCTCTTCACCTTGAATTACACAACCAAAGAAAGCAAGAAGAAAA GAAATGATTCCACGTTCCAGGAGCTATACATTCCAAAAG CTGTGATGAGGTTAGGGAAGAAAAAGGAGAAGGAAAAGGAATCTGACGCAAAGAATCAAGCAGAGGGGGTCACCAGACTGATTTGCTCAGCAAAGGCGCACAATGTTCCTCTCAAAG ttttcattGATGGCATGGAATGGAATGGAGTGAAGTTCTTCCAGTTGTCTGCTCAATGGCAAACACACATCAAGCATTTCCCAGTCGCACTCTTCAACGTACCAGAGCCTATTTCCGGTTGA
- the KrT95D gene encoding phosphofurin acidic cluster sorting protein 2 isoform X2, whose amino-acid sequence MAEKVGKPPPPGSRPLPMKLFATWEVDRTPSNCVPRLCSLTLSRLVLFKTLGTDISSIIISVKMQSSKRTLRSNELLLPPGGLLDTELDLNFSLQYPHFIKRDEANQLLIMLQRRKRYKNRTILGFKTLAEGTINLSQALQRTMDVDLELYSGESKEKRDVVARLSVLNISSTPVDQDEPGVRHKRVALADNSDAQLAPLLLSLRRLTNSHLRPLRGTPLSPTDRAAADFSDDDEDFSSNEENSDSEPMLDDTLAPRRPRKTSRTKNSTARQRNLKQKFISLLKRFRISEDLDNDPEEIDQKLSGGDMDPTDIADLIDELEEMSDSGPEMDTMSISSTPKPSLRPFFSSSRSLAQQDVLPIAGETPSIFKKPPQPPTNTAPKALFRERGSDRQSDESSKKADSDSHPENWTDHEHSDPQTLASSPPHAPLAQSESLEKAPKELKDGERDKKTRLFARDRTTSGNKTKKSETPRTPGSTIELLGGPVHSENMQPRKALIEQLSRLMPADEAILPDHVILVPEGAANLAARLVERQQRVLSVAGTADVRAAMTCLVSKLQKFCNSSAKPPSPVKVLIMGSDSLVSTIMRQYVELLSSKPHDWQNHFRFLIVPLGINSILARYLSSLDHMYAAYFSGDSWKELTERLDMKNDCQEAMNRIQRYLVAANSYVALPVAEAMVTYKERSSDEESCQTFIPFINETRLGTVENGQASLSVDLDDPLPVLMASGSPPSGALMSPSGLPSEKKERTTPPSSPNVNTSYTQSPSLISSEPMELQIDYWQHPSVLTAAVKGDQAKIKQENVKSTLKTSFRSLQLCRLPGNGLTPNNLFTLNYTTKESKKKRNDSTFQELYIPKAVMRLGKKKEKEKESDAKNQAEGVTRLICSAKAHNVPLKVFIDGMEWNGVKFFQLSAQWQTHIKHFPVALFNVPEPISG is encoded by the exons AGCTCGAAACGCACCCTGCGCTCCAACGAGCTGCTTCTGCCGCCAGGTGGACTCTTGGACACGGAACTGGATCTGAACTTTTCCCTACAG TACCCGCACTTTATCAAAAGGGATGAGGCCAATCAGCTGCTAATCATGCTGCAGAGGCGGAAAAGATACAAGAACCGAACCATCCTCGGCTTCAAGACCCTGGCCGAAGGCACAATCAACTTGTCACAG GCGCTGCAGCGCACAATGGACGTCGACTTGGAGCTCTACAGTGGAGAAAGCAAGGAAAAAAGAGACGTCGTCGCTCGACTGTCTGTTTTAAACATCAGCAGCACTCCAGTGGACCAGGACGAGCCGGGTGTCCGCCACAAAAGGGTGGCCCTGGCTGACAACTCAG ACGCCCAGCTGGCGCCCCTCCTGCTGTCTCTCCGCCGACTAACCAACTCCCATCTCCGCCCTCTGCGCGGCACCCCCCTTTCGCCCACAGATCGAGCGGCGGCCGACTTTTCTGACGACGACGAGGACTTCAGCAGCAACGAGGAAAACTCTGACTCGGAACCAATGCTGGACGACACGTTGGCGCCTCGCCGGCCGAGGAAAACTAGCAGGACTAAGAATTCCACTGCTAgg caACGGAATCTGAAGCAGAAGTTTATATCGTTGCTCAAAAGGTTCAGGATTAGTGAGGATTTGGACAATGACCCTGAGGAGATTGACCAAAAGCTCTCAG GTGGTGACATGGATCCCACTGATATTGCCGATCTCATTGACGAGCTGGAGGAAATGAGCGACTCGGGCCCAGAGATGGACACGATGAGCATCTCTTCGACGCCAAAGCCTTCGCTGCGTCCTTTCTTCTCGAGCAGTCGCTCTTTAGCTCAGCAAGATGTGCTGCCCATTGCTGGTGAGACACCCTCTATTTTCAAGAAGCCACCTCAACCTCCCACCAACACGGCACCAAAAGCTCTGTTCAGGG AGAGAGGATCTGATAGACAAAGTGACGAGAGCTCCAAAAAAGCAGACTCGGACTCACACCCAGAAAACTGGACCGACCACGAGCATAGTGACCCTCAAACGTTGGCATCGTCGCCGCCTCACGCACCTCTGGCACAGTCTGAAAGCTTGGAAAAAGCTCCGAAAGAATTAAAA GACGGGGAACGAGACAAGAAGACTAGACTTTTTGCACGCGACAGGACAACATCtggaaacaaaacaaagaagTCTGAAACGCCCCGAACACCTGGGTCTACCATTGAGTTGTTGGGTGGTCCTGTTCACAGTGAAAACATG CAACCACGGAAGGCTTTAATTGAGCAACTGTCGCGGTTGATGCCAGCTGATGAAGCGATTCTGCCTGATCATGTGATACTAGTCCCTGAAGGTGCGGCCAACCTGGCCGCTCGTCTAGTCGAGAGACAGCAGAGGGTGTTGAGCGTAGCTGGCACCGCAGACGTCCGAGCCGCCATGACCTGCCTCGTCAGCAAGCTGCAGAAATT CTGCAACAGTAGTGCCAAACCGCCGTCGCCTGTCAAAGTGCTCATAATGGGATCTGACAGTCTGGTGAGCACCATCATGAGGCAATACGTCGAGCTGCTGTCTTCTAAGCCGCACGATTGGCAAAACCACTTCAGGTTCCTCATCGTCCCTCTGg GGATCAACAGCATTTTGGCGCGCTATCTGTCAAGCCTGGACCACATGTACGCCGCCTACTTCTCTGGGGATTCTTGGAAGGAGCTAACAGAGCGGCTGGATATGAAGAATGATTGCCAAGAGGCGATGAACCGCATCCAGAGGTACCTGGTGGCTGCCAATTCGTACGTGGCCTTGCCCGTAGCAGAAGCCATGGTTACCTACAAGGAACGAAG TTCCGATGAGGAGTCATGCCAGACATTCATACCGTTTATAAAC GAAACACGCCTGGGCACTGTAGAAAATGGACAAGCGTCGCTCTCTGTTGATCTGGACGATCCTCTGCCAGTGCTGATGGCCTCTGGTTCTCCACCGTCAGGCGCTCTCATGTCTCCCTCAGGGCTTCCCTCCGAGAAGAAGGAAAGGACCACTCCTCCCTCATCGCCAAATGTCAACACTTCATATACTCAATCACCAAG CTTGATTTCCAGCGAGCCAATGGAGTTGCAGATCGACTACTGGCAGCACCCCTCTGTACTCACCGCTGCAGTGAAGGGTGACCAAGCGAAAATTAAGCAGGAAAACGTCAAGAGCACTCTGAAGACCAGCTTCCGCTCCTTGCAATTATGCAGGCTTCCAGGCAACGGACTGACACCTAACAATCTCTTCACCTTGAATTACACAACCAAAGAAAGCAAGAAGAAAA GAAATGATTCCACGTTCCAGGAGCTATACATTCCAAAAG CTGTGATGAGGTTAGGGAAGAAAAAGGAGAAGGAAAAGGAATCTGACGCAAAGAATCAAGCAGAGGGGGTCACCAGACTGATTTGCTCAGCAAAGGCGCACAATGTTCCTCTCAAAG ttttcattGATGGCATGGAATGGAATGGAGTGAAGTTCTTCCAGTTGTCTGCTCAATGGCAAACACACATCAAGCATTTCCCAGTCGCACTCTTCAACGTACCAGAGCCTATTTCCGGTTGA
- the KrT95D gene encoding phosphofurin acidic cluster sorting protein 2 isoform X3: MAAAAPDLHSPTLRLPARLKGLSQQRWSPSHRNSAEILESYERLCSLTLSRLVLFKTLGTDISSIIISVKMQSSKRTLRSNELLLPPGGLLDTELDLNFSLQYPHFIKRDEANQLLIMLQRRKRYKNRTILGFKTLAEGTINLSQALQRTMDVDLELYSGESKEKRDVVARLSVLNISSTPVDQDEPGVRHKRVALADNSDAQLAPLLLSLRRLTNSHLRPLRGTPLSPTDRAAADFSDDDEDFSSNEENSDSEPMLDDTLAPRRPRKTSRTKNSTARQRNLKQKFISLLKRFRISEDLDNDPEEIDQKLSGGDMDPTDIADLIDELEEMSDSGPEMDTMSISSTPKPSLRPFFSSSRSLAQQDVLPIAGETPSIFKKPPQPPTNTAPKALFRERGSDRQSDESSKKADSDSHPENWTDHEHSDPQTLASSPPHAPLAQSESLEKAPKELKDGERDKKTRLFARDRTTSGNKTKKSETPRTPGSTIELLGGPVHSENMQPRKALIEQLSRLMPADEAILPDHVILVPEGAANLAARLVERQQRVLSVAGTADVRAAMTCLVSKLQKFCNSSAKPPSPVKVLIMGSDSLVSTIMRQYVELLSSKPHDWQNHFRFLIVPLGINSILARYLSSLDHMYAAYFSGDSWKELTERLDMKNDCQEAMNRIQRYLVAANSYVALPVAEAMVTYKERSSDEESCQTFIPFINETRLGTVENGQASLSVDLDDPLPVLMASGSPPSGALMSPSGLPSEKKERTTPPSSPNVNTSYTQSPSLISSEPMELQIDYWQHPSVLTAAVKGDQAKIKQENVKSTLKTSFRSLQLCRLPGNGLTPNNLFTLNYTTKESKKKTVMRLGKKKEKEKESDAKNQAEGVTRLICSAKAHNVPLKVFIDGMEWNGVKFFQLSAQWQTHIKHFPVALFNVPEPISG, encoded by the exons AGCTCGAAACGCACCCTGCGCTCCAACGAGCTGCTTCTGCCGCCAGGTGGACTCTTGGACACGGAACTGGATCTGAACTTTTCCCTACAG TACCCGCACTTTATCAAAAGGGATGAGGCCAATCAGCTGCTAATCATGCTGCAGAGGCGGAAAAGATACAAGAACCGAACCATCCTCGGCTTCAAGACCCTGGCCGAAGGCACAATCAACTTGTCACAG GCGCTGCAGCGCACAATGGACGTCGACTTGGAGCTCTACAGTGGAGAAAGCAAGGAAAAAAGAGACGTCGTCGCTCGACTGTCTGTTTTAAACATCAGCAGCACTCCAGTGGACCAGGACGAGCCGGGTGTCCGCCACAAAAGGGTGGCCCTGGCTGACAACTCAG ACGCCCAGCTGGCGCCCCTCCTGCTGTCTCTCCGCCGACTAACCAACTCCCATCTCCGCCCTCTGCGCGGCACCCCCCTTTCGCCCACAGATCGAGCGGCGGCCGACTTTTCTGACGACGACGAGGACTTCAGCAGCAACGAGGAAAACTCTGACTCGGAACCAATGCTGGACGACACGTTGGCGCCTCGCCGGCCGAGGAAAACTAGCAGGACTAAGAATTCCACTGCTAgg caACGGAATCTGAAGCAGAAGTTTATATCGTTGCTCAAAAGGTTCAGGATTAGTGAGGATTTGGACAATGACCCTGAGGAGATTGACCAAAAGCTCTCAG GTGGTGACATGGATCCCACTGATATTGCCGATCTCATTGACGAGCTGGAGGAAATGAGCGACTCGGGCCCAGAGATGGACACGATGAGCATCTCTTCGACGCCAAAGCCTTCGCTGCGTCCTTTCTTCTCGAGCAGTCGCTCTTTAGCTCAGCAAGATGTGCTGCCCATTGCTGGTGAGACACCCTCTATTTTCAAGAAGCCACCTCAACCTCCCACCAACACGGCACCAAAAGCTCTGTTCAGGG AGAGAGGATCTGATAGACAAAGTGACGAGAGCTCCAAAAAAGCAGACTCGGACTCACACCCAGAAAACTGGACCGACCACGAGCATAGTGACCCTCAAACGTTGGCATCGTCGCCGCCTCACGCACCTCTGGCACAGTCTGAAAGCTTGGAAAAAGCTCCGAAAGAATTAAAA GACGGGGAACGAGACAAGAAGACTAGACTTTTTGCACGCGACAGGACAACATCtggaaacaaaacaaagaagTCTGAAACGCCCCGAACACCTGGGTCTACCATTGAGTTGTTGGGTGGTCCTGTTCACAGTGAAAACATG CAACCACGGAAGGCTTTAATTGAGCAACTGTCGCGGTTGATGCCAGCTGATGAAGCGATTCTGCCTGATCATGTGATACTAGTCCCTGAAGGTGCGGCCAACCTGGCCGCTCGTCTAGTCGAGAGACAGCAGAGGGTGTTGAGCGTAGCTGGCACCGCAGACGTCCGAGCCGCCATGACCTGCCTCGTCAGCAAGCTGCAGAAATT CTGCAACAGTAGTGCCAAACCGCCGTCGCCTGTCAAAGTGCTCATAATGGGATCTGACAGTCTGGTGAGCACCATCATGAGGCAATACGTCGAGCTGCTGTCTTCTAAGCCGCACGATTGGCAAAACCACTTCAGGTTCCTCATCGTCCCTCTGg GGATCAACAGCATTTTGGCGCGCTATCTGTCAAGCCTGGACCACATGTACGCCGCCTACTTCTCTGGGGATTCTTGGAAGGAGCTAACAGAGCGGCTGGATATGAAGAATGATTGCCAAGAGGCGATGAACCGCATCCAGAGGTACCTGGTGGCTGCCAATTCGTACGTGGCCTTGCCCGTAGCAGAAGCCATGGTTACCTACAAGGAACGAAG TTCCGATGAGGAGTCATGCCAGACATTCATACCGTTTATAAAC GAAACACGCCTGGGCACTGTAGAAAATGGACAAGCGTCGCTCTCTGTTGATCTGGACGATCCTCTGCCAGTGCTGATGGCCTCTGGTTCTCCACCGTCAGGCGCTCTCATGTCTCCCTCAGGGCTTCCCTCCGAGAAGAAGGAAAGGACCACTCCTCCCTCATCGCCAAATGTCAACACTTCATATACTCAATCACCAAG CTTGATTTCCAGCGAGCCAATGGAGTTGCAGATCGACTACTGGCAGCACCCCTCTGTACTCACCGCTGCAGTGAAGGGTGACCAAGCGAAAATTAAGCAGGAAAACGTCAAGAGCACTCTGAAGACCAGCTTCCGCTCCTTGCAATTATGCAGGCTTCCAGGCAACGGACTGACACCTAACAATCTCTTCACCTTGAATTACACAACCAAAGAAAGCAAGAAGAAAA CTGTGATGAGGTTAGGGAAGAAAAAGGAGAAGGAAAAGGAATCTGACGCAAAGAATCAAGCAGAGGGGGTCACCAGACTGATTTGCTCAGCAAAGGCGCACAATGTTCCTCTCAAAG ttttcattGATGGCATGGAATGGAATGGAGTGAAGTTCTTCCAGTTGTCTGCTCAATGGCAAACACACATCAAGCATTTCCCAGTCGCACTCTTCAACGTACCAGAGCCTATTTCCGGTTGA